From a region of the Alnus glutinosa chromosome 1, dhAlnGlut1.1, whole genome shotgun sequence genome:
- the LOC133866971 gene encoding threonine--tRNA ligase, mitochondrial 1, translating to MLCASLRSALSFQFRRYSSSVSLPFAHNLSLLRHLYSAPPPLAAMASNQPKDEAYLNKVIPKRIQLFESKKARQLAHLQSLSADPIKITLPDGTVKEGKKWVTSPLDVAREISKSLAANALISQVNGVLWDMSRPLEADCELKLFTFDSDEGRDTLWHSSAHILGQSLEQEYGCKLCIGPCTTRGEGFYYDAFYGDLGLNDDHFKQIESGAMKAVTEKQPFERIEVSKDEALEMFSDNNFKIEIIKDLPVDKTITVYRCGPLVDLCRGPHIPNTSFVKAFACLKASSAYWRGNKDRESLQRVYGISYPDKKRLQEYIKQLEEAKKYDHRLVGTKQELFFCHPLSPGSWFFLPHGARIYNKLMDFIRSQYRERGYQEVLSPNMYNMQLWETSGHAANYKENMFVFEVEKQEFGLKPMNCPGHCLMFQHRVRSYRELPLRLADFGVLHRNEASGALTGLTRVRRFQQDDAHIFCRESQIKDEVRGVLEFIKHVYTIFGFTFDLKLSTRPEKYLGELATWEKAEAALTEALDESGEPWQINEGDGAFYGPKIDISVSDALNRKFQCATLQLDFQLPARFELYYSAEDEAKRETPVMIHRAILGSVERMFAILLEHYKGKWPFWLSPRQAIVCPVSEKSQPYALQVQDQIFKAGYYVDVDTTDRKIQKKVREAQLAQYNYILVVGEEEANTGQVSVRVRDKADHSVKSIESLLKHFEEEIAAFH from the exons ATGCTATGCGCTAGCCTCAGGAGTGCCCTCTCCTTCCAATTCCGCCGCTACTCTTCCTCGGTTTCTCTTCCTTTCGCTCataatctctctctcctccGCCATTTATATTCGGCGCCTCCACCACTCGCCGCCATGGCCTCCAACCAACCCAAGGACGAGGCCTACCTCAATAAGGTCATCCCCAAGCGCATCCAGCTCTTCGAGTCCAAGAAGGCCCGTCAACTCGCTCACCTCCAGTCCCTCTCCGCCGATCCCATCAA GATTACGTTGCCGGATGGGACTGTCAAGGAGGGGAAGAAGTGGGTGACGTCGCCGTTGGACGTGGCGAGAGAGATTTCGAAGAGCTTGGCCGCGAACGCGTTGATTTCGCAGGTGAATGGGGTTCTGTGGGACATGTCAAGGCCCTTGGAGGCCGACTGTGAGCTCAAGCTGTTCACTTTCGACAGCGACGAAGGCCGCGACACCTTATGGCATTCCAGCGCGCACATTCTCGGCCAG TCGCTCGAGCAGGAGTATGGTTGCAAGCTCTGCATTGGGCCATGTACCACAAGGGGAGAG GGATTCTATTACGATGCATTTTATGGTGATTTGGGCTTGAACGATGATCACTTCAAGCAAATTGAATCAGGGGCAATGAAGGCTGTTACG gaAAAACAGCCTTTTGAGCGCATTGAAGTATCAAAGGACGAGGCACTTGAGATGTTTTCTGACAATAATTTCAAG ATCGAAATCATCAAGGATTTACCTGTAGACAAAACAATCACAGTCTACCGATGTGGTCCCTTGGTTGATTTGTGTCGTGGACCCCATATACCTAACACATCCTTTGTCAAAGCATTTGCTTGTTTGAAG GCTTCATCAGCTTACTGGAGGGGGAATAAAGACCGCGAGAGTTTACAAAGAGTTTATGGAATCTCTTATCCTGATAAAAAACGTCTTCAG GAATACATCAAGCAGCTGGAAGAAGCAAAGAAATATGACCACAGATTGGTGGGTACAAAACAAGAGCTTTTCTTTTGTCATCCACTCAG TCCAGGAAGTTGGTTCTTCCTTCCGCATGGGGCTCGGATATACAACAAATTAATGGATTTTATACGTAGTCAATATAGGGAGAGAGGTTACCAAGAG GTTCTTTCACCAAATATGTACAATATGCAACTTTGGGAAACCTCTGGTCATGCTGCAAATTACAAGGAgaatatgtttgtatttgag GTAGAAAAACAAGAGTTTGGACTGAAACCAATGAATTGCCCTGGGCACTGTTTAATGTTTCAACATAGAGTTCGTTCATATAGAG AACTTCCTCTTCGGCTTGCTGATTTTGGAGTTTTGCACCGCAATGAAGCAAGTGGTGCTCTCACTGGATTGACTCGTGTCAGGAGATTTCAGCAG GATGATGCTCATATCTTCTGCCGGGAGTCCCAG ATAAAAGATGAAGTACGTGGTGTCTTAGAATTCATCAAACATGTGTATACTATATTTGGGTTCACTTTTGACTTGAAGCTATCAACG AGGCCTGAGAAATACTTAGGAGAGTTGGCTACATGGGAGAAAGCCGAGGCTGCTCTTACAGAAGCATTGGACGAGTCTGGGGAGCCCTGGCAG ATAAATGAAGGGGATGGTGCATTTTATGGACCGAAGATAGATATCAGCGTATCTGATGCATTAAATAGGAAATTCCAGTGTGCAACATTACAG CTGGACTTCCAGCTTCCTGCTCGTTTCGAATTGTATTACTCAGCAGAGGATGAAGCAAAGAGGGAAACACCTGTTATGATACACAGAGCCATTCTAGGGTCTGTTGAGCGTATGTTTGCTATCCTGTTGGAGCACTACAAAGGGAAATGGCCCTTCTGGCTTAGTCCACGCCAAGCAATTGTTTGCCCAGTGTCGGAGAAATCTCAGCCATATGCTCTACAG GTGCAAGATCAGATATTTAAAGCTGGTTATTATGTTGACGTGGATACTACTGATAGAAAGATCCAGAAAAAG GTGAGGGAAGCCCAGTTGGCGCAGTACAACTATATATTGGTTGTTGGGGAGGAAGAAGCCAACACTGGACAG
- the LOC133858837 gene encoding transcription factor PAR1-like, whose translation MGSNGCKEFSKVKWRRRKRRAGRGQVEMKVRKLQRLIPGGQGLNPDRLFLRTADYILHLRLQVNVLQALSKIHKP comes from the coding sequence ATGGGTTCTAATGGTTGCAAAGAATTCTCTAAGGTGAAATGGAGGAGAAGGAAGAGGCGGGCGGGTCGTGGTCAGGTGGAAATGAAGGTCAGGAAGCTGCAGAGGCTCATTCCGGGCGGGCAAGGTTTGAATCCTGATCGGCTTTTTCTTCGCACCGCCGATTACATTCTGCATTTGAGGTTGCAAGTAAACGTTTTGCAAGCTCTTTCCAAGATTCACAAACCATGA